ACGAAATCCCAGGAGATGCTGCTACCGGTGGTATCGTGCCGGACCTGCTCCCACGCCGTGGCGCCGGGCCGCAGCCGGAAAATGCCCTCGCCATACGTGCCCACCCAGAGCCCGCCGCGGGGGTCGCGGGTGACGGCGAGCACCGGCATGCCGAAGCCGGTCGGGTCGGGCAGACGCGGCAACGCCTGGCCGGCGAGGGTCGGGGCGGCGAGCAGGAGCGCGGCGAGCACGGCGGCCGGGGCCGGAGCCGGGCGGCGGAAGCGACGCATCAGGGGAGCCACGGGACCATCCTGGGAAGTCAGCTGCCGGGATCCACCGGCGTCGGCGCGAGGCGCAGCCACTCGACGGTGGCGTGGGCGGGCCGGGTGGCCACAAACGCCACCGCCTCGGCGACATCCTCGGCGCGCAGCATCAGGGCGCGGCGGAGGTAGCCGGGCCGGGCGTCGGGATCGAAGGGATCCCAGATCGGGGTGTCGGTGGACCCGGGGGAGATGAGGGAAAAGCGCACCCCGGTGCCGCGATACTCGGCGGCGAGCGCCTCGTGCAGGCCGCGCACCCCGAACTTGCTCGCGGTGTAGGCCGCGTTGTCGGGAAAGCCCCGGTGGTCGCAGGTGCTCCCGATGGTGATATGCAACCCGCCGGCGCCGCCGCGCATGGCGGGCAGCAGCCCCTGGGCCAGCAGGAAGGGGGCCCGGATGTTGAGGTTGAGCTGCTGCTCGAGCTCCGCCGGGTCGGTCATCTCGAACGGCTTGAGCACGAACAGGCCGGCGTTCTGGACGATGACCGCGGGGGTGCCCCACTCGGTGAGGATCCGGGTGGTGGTGCGGACGATCTCGTCGGTCCGGGCCAGGTCACAGGTCAGGTCGCGGAACGGCCCGTGGGTGCCCTCGCCCAGGGAGCGGGAGAGCCGCACCACCGTGGCGCCGGCCGCAGCGAGGGCGGCGGCGCTGGCGGCGCCGATCCCCCGGCTGGCGCCGGTGACCACCGCGAGCCGGCCCTCGAGGGGCTTCACTCGCCCCCCCGTCCATAGACGAGGCGGAGGAACTCCTCGCGACTGCGGATGTCGCTGCGGAAGATGCCGCGCACCGCGCTGGTGACGGTGCGGGAGTTCTGCTTCTCGACGCCGCGCATGGCCATGCAGAGGTGGGTCGCCTCGATCAGCACGCCGACGCCGTGCGGTTCCAGCACTTCCATGATGGCGTCGGCGATCTGGTCGGTGAGCCGCTCCTGTACCTGCAGGCGCCGGGCGAAGATCTCGACCAGGCGGGGCAGCTTGGAGAGGCCGACGATCCGCCCGTTGGGGATGTAGGCCACGTGGGCCCGGCCGAAGAACGGCAGCATGTGGTGCTCGCACAGCGAATACAGCTCGATGTCGCGCACCAGGATCATGCTGTTGTGCTCTTCCTCGAAGAGCGCATCGCCGACGGCGTCCATCACCGACAGGCCGTAGCCGCGGGTGAGCCAGCGGAAGGCCTTCTCGACCCGCTCCGGTGTCTTGACCAGTCCCTCGCGCTTGGGGTCCTCCCCCAGCGCGGCGAGGATGTGGCGCACCTCGGCCTGGAAGGGGGTGGTGCGGGCGCGCCGGGCCGCCCTAGCGGCCTTCGTAGTCGACATAATTCCGGGGGGTCTCCCAGAGCCGGATCCGCAGGGCCAGGTCGGCGGGAACCGACGGCCGCAGCACGTCCCAGCAGTAGATCGCGATGTGCTCGGCGGTGGGATTCACCGCGCGGAAGTGGGCCACGTCGAGGTTCAGGTTGCGGTGATCGAGGTGGTCGAGCAGCTTTTCCTCGGCCAGCCGCTTCAGTACGTTGATGTCGAGCACGTAGCCGGTCTCGGCGGCCACCGGCCCCGTCACGGTGATGTCCAGCTCGTAGTTGTGCCCGTGGTAGTTCGGGTTGGCGCACACCCCGAACATCCGCGTGTTCCAGTCCTCAGGGTACGCGGGATTGTACAGCCGGTGCGCGGCATTGAAGTGCACCCGGCGGGTGACGCTGACGATCGGCATGCGACTGGTTCCGTCCCCGGGGAACGCGGATGGCTGGAAGATGGCGCACCCGGGACGCGGGTCAAGGCGGCCGGCCACAGCCTTGAACAACGGGGGCACCGGCCACTGGGACCGGTGCCCCCGGGACAGAACTGGGCAGCGCCGAAGAGGTTTATTGAAGCCCGACGAAGAAATGTGGCACCCTCACCAGGTCGTCTGTCTTCCCCCCGAGGGGGCGTGGCATCAGACTCGGTATCTGGGCCCCTCACCGGACCTGTTGGCTCAATAACGTGGTTCCTCGACGCCACCCTCTGTCCCGAAGATAGGACCCGGTCCACGGACCGTCAACAAACCCGAGGCGCATGACCATGGCACTCCCGCTGGTGGGCGCGATCGTCGCGCTGCTGGTCTGGATCGTCGTCACGTTCCTGTATCCGCTGGGCCCCGCCGCGACGGTGCTGCACCTGCTGCTGGGTGCCGCCGGGGTGCTGTTCGTGCGCTGGTGGGCGCTGCGCCAGCCCGGCCGATGACCGGCCCCGCGCCCGGTCGCGACACGCTCCCCGCCGTGCTGGGCGGGATGATGTACGTCCTGCTGCTCGTCACGCTGCGGGAGATCCTCGCCCCGCCCCTGGTGCTGCCGCTGGCGCTGCTGGCGCTGTGGCCCCTCCGGGACCGGCCGGGGGTGCGCGTGGCGATGGGCATCGCGGTGGCCCTCACGCTGGTGTGGGGCCTCAAGCTCTACGGTGGGCTGCTGGGGCCGTTCCTGCTGGCGCTCGCCGTGGCCTACCTCCTGGCCCCCCTCGTGGCCCGGCTGGAGCAGCGGCGGATCGGCCGCGGGACGGCGATCCTGCTGGTGGCGCTGCCCCCGATCCTCGGACTGGCGCTGCTCGCGGCGCTGGCGGGGCCGCAGGTATGGAACCAGGCGGTGACGCTGGTCTCGGCGCTGCCGCGGTTCGCGACCACCCTGATGAGCTTCGTCACCACCCTCCGCACCCGGCTCGAGGGCCTCCCGTTCCTGACCGCGGCGCAGCGTGACTGGCTGCACACCCTCGACGCGCAGCAACTCGCCGCCCTGCTGCAGGAGAATGCCGACGGCCTGCTGCGCGCCCTGGCCGAGTGGGGCCTCGCCTTCGGCCGCCGGCTGGGGACGCTGCTCGGCTTCCTCGGCTACCTCGTGGTGACCCCCGTGGTGGCGTTCTACCTGCTCCGCGACTGGCGGCCGCTGCTCGGCTTCCTCGAAGACCTGATCCCGCCCACCCGGCGGCCCGCGCTGGTGGCGTTCATCGAGGAATACGATGGCTCGCTGGGCAAGTTCTTCCGAGGCCAGCTGATCGAGGCCACGCTGGTGGGCATTCTCACCGGGACGGGCCTCGCCGTGCTCGGCGTGCCGAGCGCGCTGCTCATCGGGGTGATCGCCGGCCTCTGCAACCTGGTCCCCTACATCGGCATCGCCATCTCGGCCATCCCGGCGCTGGTGGTGGCCCTCACCATGGACGATCCGGTCGGCGGCCTGCTGCGGGTGGGCGGGGTGTTCCTGGTGGTGCAGTTCATCGACGGGTCGGTCACCGGCCCGCGCATCGTGGGCGGCTCGGTGGGGCTGCATCCAGTGGTGACCATGCTGGCGCTGGCGTTCGGCGGGGCGATGCTCGGCTTCGCGGGGCTGCTGCTGGCGGTGCCGCTGGCCGTCCTGCTCAAGATGCTGGGGAGCCGGCTCCTGGTCCGCTACCGGCAAAGCGCGGTCTACGCGGGCGGCACGGGGTAGCGGCGCCGGGGATCAGATCTCCCAGTTGGACCAGACCACCGCGCCGGGCACCACGGCCACTTCCGCGTGCTGGGCCAGGGTCATCCGCAGGTCGGTCCAGTGGGTCCGGTAGCCGAGGTGGACCAGCCGCAGGTAGGCCTCGCTGAAGGCGGTCTGGCAGCGGAAGGTGACCCGCCGGATGTCGGCGGCGAGCGCCGCCGCCTCGAGCCCCGCGACCAGCTTCTCGAAGGCGTCGAGGTCTCCCGCCACCAGCTTGAGCACCCGGAGCTCGTCCTGCGGCCGCCCGGCCGCGAGGGCGGCGGTGTGGAAGAGCGCGAAGCCGCGGAGCGCGCCCGCGGGCTCCCGCTGCAGCAGGGTATCGCCGATGCGGAGGTCGGCGGTGATGCTGAGTTCGCGGGAGAGGTCGGTACCGGCCTGGAGCCGGCCGGTGAGGTCGCGGCACTCCCGCAGGCGCTCGGCCCGCGCCGGGCCGGCGGTGGAGAGCACCTCCGGATGGAGCACCGGCCGCCGCGGCAGGTCCCGCACCAGGGTGACGGTCATGTGCCGGGGGACGAAGCCCAGCCGGCTGTAGAACCCGATGTTCTCGATGGTCCGCGGCATGGTCTCGAGGCCGATGGTCCTCGCGCCCCGGTCCTTGAGCCAGGCGAGGCCCGCGAGCAGCATGGTCTTGCCGAGGCCGGCGCCCTGCCGGTCGGGACGGACCGCGAGCGGGCCCATCCAGCCCTCGCGGCCCGACAGGTGGGCCATGTTGAAGGCGCAGAGCTCGCCATCGGCGTCGCGCCAGATCATGGCGCCATCGCCCGCGTCATCCACCGCGTAGCGCCAGATCACGGGATTGAGGTGCGGGACCCGCACCCCGCTCATCCCGTCGCGGCGGTAGCGGTCGGTGAACGCCTCCGAGAAGACGCGATTGAGCGCCTCGACATCGCGCATGGTGGGCCGCTCGGGGCCGACGACATCACGTTCAGGCAGCCAGGCCATCGCCCGTGCCCCCGCCGAGGTCGTCGTGCACCCGCGCCACCCCGCGCTCGCCATCCAGGTCCACCCGCACCACGCGGTCCATCCCCTCGCGCACCCCCTCGATGTGGGTGATCAGGATGACCTGCGGGAAGCGGTCGGCCAGGCTGCGCAGCAGGTCCACCACGGCGGCGCGCCGCTCCTCGTCGAGCGAGCCGAAGATCTCGTCGAGCACCAACAGCGACAGCGGCTGCCCCGCGCGGTCGGCGATCATCTGGCTGATGGCCAGCCGGAGCGCCAGGTTGGCGATGTCCTCCTCGCCCCCGGAGATCACCGGCTTGGGCTCGCCCCCCTCGATGATCGTGGCCACGTAGTCCTCGTCGAGCTCGAGCTCGCCGTAGCGGCCGTTGCTCAGGTCGCGGAGGAAGCCGCTCGCCAGCTCGGCCAGGTCCGGCCGCAGCTGCTGGTTGAGGTCGGTGCGCAGGTCGGTGAAGGCCCGGTCGAGCTCGTTGTGCAGCAGGAGGTCGCGGGCGGCCCGCCGCGCCTCCTCCTCGCGCCGGGTCCGCTCCTCGCGCCGGCGCTCCACGGCCGTGGCGGCCTCCGCCGCCGCGCCCTGCTCCGCCCGGGCCCGGACCGCGGCCATCTCCCCCTCGCGCCGGGCGCGATCGGCACCCTCGGCGGCGGCACGGGCCTCGCCCCACGCCTCGTCGGAGTAGCCCAGGGCCTGGAGCCGGTCGCGCAGCGCGCGCGCCTCCGCCTCCCGCCCGGTGAGCTCGCGCTCGGCGGACTCCGCCTCGGTCACCAGCGCCTCGGCGCGCTCCGCCGCCACCCGCAGCCGCTCCGCCTGCAGCGCCACCGGGTCGAGCGCCGCCAGCATCCGCCGCACCTCGCTATGGCGGTTGGGGTCGTAGTTGGCCGGCCCCTCCCGGGCCACGAGCGCCAGCTCGGCCGCGCGGGCATCGAGGCGGACTAGCTCGGCGGTGAGGCCGGGCCCTTCCTGCGCCTGGGTCTCGAGCCGCGCCATCTCGGCGCTGGCGTGGGCCAGGCTCTTCTCCGCCTCGGCCCGCTGCCGCTCCAGCTCCTTGAGCTCCGCCGGCTCGGCGGCGAGCTGGTCGATGCGCGACTTGAAGTAGTTCCCGTTGAAGAGCACGTCCTGCAGCTGACGGTCGAGGATCCCGACCACGTTCGGGTACTCGGCGCGCAGCGGCCGCTCGCAGGTGGGGCAGGCGCCATCGGGACCCGTCTGGGTGATCTTGTCGAGCTGGTCCTTGAGCTCCTTGTACTGGTCGCGCAGCGCCTCGCGCTTGGTGCGGGCGTCCTGCAGGTCGCGGTCCCAGGCCGAGCGGCGCTCCCGCGCCGCCTCCTCGAGCGCCTCGTGCCGCTGCCGGTACTCCGCCAGCCGCACCCGTGCCCGTTCCAGCAGCTCCGGCGCGGGAAGCCGCGCGGCGCGCGCCCGCACCTGCTGCAGCAGCGCCCGGGTCTCCTCCAACTGGGCCTGGGCCACCTGGCGCTTGGCGTACTGTCCCGCGAGTTCGTCCAGCCGATGCCGCTCGGCACGCAGCTCCTCGAGGGGCGCCAGCTCCTGCCGGAGACCCTCCAGCCGCCCCCGGGCCTCATTGGCGCCGACCAGCTCGCGGTCGAGCTGCTGGAACCGCTCCCGGGCGGTCTGCACCCGGTGGTCGGCCAGGCGGAGGTCGCCCTGGATGGCGGCCACCTGATCGCGCTTGGCCTGCATCTCCTGCCAGCGCGGGGCCACCTCGCCCCGCCGGCGCTCGGCCGCCTCCATGGCCGCCACCGCCTCCGCCACCAGCCGCGCGGCGGTCGCCTGCCGTTCCGCCGCGCGCGCCGCCTCGCGGTCGAGCTCGGCGGGATCGGGGAGCTGGGCCTCGAGCGCCGTGAGGGTGGCGCGGATGCGGGTGCGCTCCTCCCGCAGGCGCTCCTGGGCCCGCTGCAACCGGTCGTAGCCCAGGACCCGCGCCAGGAACTGGGCGCGCTCCACCGGCTTCATGGCGGCCATCACCGCGAGCTGCTTCTGCCCGGTGAAGTAGGTGTTGAAGAACTCCTCGCGGGTCATGCCGAGGAGGCGGCTCACCTTCTCGGTGACGGCCTGGAGGCTGTTGGCCACCGGGGCGGTGTCGTTGTCCTGGTACAGCTCGGCGCCGTTCAGGGTCCGGACCGCGCGGTAGCGATGCGGCCCCAGGGCGAAGTCGAGCTCCACCTTGACCGG
The Gemmatimonadota bacterium DNA segment above includes these coding regions:
- a CDS encoding SDR family oxidoreductase, with product MKPLEGRLAVVTGASRGIGAASAAALAAAGATVVRLSRSLGEGTHGPFRDLTCDLARTDEIVRTTTRILTEWGTPAVIVQNAGLFVLKPFEMTDPAELEQQLNLNIRAPFLLAQGLLPAMRGGAGGLHITIGSTCDHRGFPDNAAYTASKFGVRGLHEALAAEYRGTGVRFSLISPGSTDTPIWDPFDPDARPGYLRRALMLRAEDVAEAVAFVATRPAHATVEWLRLAPTPVDPGS
- a CDS encoding AI-2E family transporter, with translation MTGPAPGRDTLPAVLGGMMYVLLLVTLREILAPPLVLPLALLALWPLRDRPGVRVAMGIAVALTLVWGLKLYGGLLGPFLLALAVAYLLAPLVARLEQRRIGRGTAILLVALPPILGLALLAALAGPQVWNQAVTLVSALPRFATTLMSFVTTLRTRLEGLPFLTAAQRDWLHTLDAQQLAALLQENADGLLRALAEWGLAFGRRLGTLLGFLGYLVVTPVVAFYLLRDWRPLLGFLEDLIPPTRRPALVAFIEEYDGSLGKFFRGQLIEATLVGILTGTGLAVLGVPSALLIGVIAGLCNLVPYIGIAISAIPALVVALTMDDPVGGLLRVGGVFLVVQFIDGSVTGPRIVGGSVGLHPVVTMLALAFGGAMLGFAGLLLAVPLAVLLKMLGSRLLVRYRQSAVYAGGTG
- the folE gene encoding GTP cyclohydrolase I FolE, with the protein product MSTTKAARAARRARTTPFQAEVRHILAALGEDPKREGLVKTPERVEKAFRWLTRGYGLSVMDAVGDALFEEEHNSMILVRDIELYSLCEHHMLPFFGRAHVAYIPNGRIVGLSKLPRLVEIFARRLQVQERLTDQIADAIMEVLEPHGVGVLIEATHLCMAMRGVEKQNSRTVTSAVRGIFRSDIRSREEFLRLVYGRGGE
- a CDS encoding 6-carboxytetrahydropterin synthase; the encoded protein is MPIVSVTRRVHFNAAHRLYNPAYPEDWNTRMFGVCANPNYHGHNYELDITVTGPVAAETGYVLDINVLKRLAEEKLLDHLDHRNLNLDVAHFRAVNPTAEHIAIYCWDVLRPSVPADLALRIRLWETPRNYVDYEGR
- a CDS encoding SMC family ATPase, which produces MQIERLRLLNFRQHEDTELVLGAGLTGIIGPNGAGKTTLLEAIAWALYGADAARGTRETIRRRGAGPRAPVKVELDFALGPHRYRAVRTLNGAELYQDNDTAPVANSLQAVTEKVSRLLGMTREEFFNTYFTGQKQLAVMAAMKPVERAQFLARVLGYDRLQRAQERLREERTRIRATLTALEAQLPDPAELDREAARAAERQATAARLVAEAVAAMEAAERRRGEVAPRWQEMQAKRDQVAAIQGDLRLADHRVQTARERFQQLDRELVGANEARGRLEGLRQELAPLEELRAERHRLDELAGQYAKRQVAQAQLEETRALLQQVRARAARLPAPELLERARVRLAEYRQRHEALEEAARERRSAWDRDLQDARTKREALRDQYKELKDQLDKITQTGPDGACPTCERPLRAEYPNVVGILDRQLQDVLFNGNYFKSRIDQLAAEPAELKELERQRAEAEKSLAHASAEMARLETQAQEGPGLTAELVRLDARAAELALVAREGPANYDPNRHSEVRRMLAALDPVALQAERLRVAAERAEALVTEAESAERELTGREAEARALRDRLQALGYSDEAWGEARAAAEGADRARREGEMAAVRARAEQGAAAEAATAVERRREERTRREEEARRAARDLLLHNELDRAFTDLRTDLNQQLRPDLAELASGFLRDLSNGRYGELELDEDYVATIIEGGEPKPVISGGEEDIANLALRLAISQMIADRAGQPLSLLVLDEIFGSLDEERRAAVVDLLRSLADRFPQVILITHIEGVREGMDRVVRVDLDGERGVARVHDDLGGGTGDGLAA
- a CDS encoding GNAT family N-acetyltransferase produces the protein MRDVEALNRVFSEAFTDRYRRDGMSGVRVPHLNPVIWRYAVDDAGDGAMIWRDADGELCAFNMAHLSGREGWMGPLAVRPDRQGAGLGKTMLLAGLAWLKDRGARTIGLETMPRTIENIGFYSRLGFVPRHMTVTLVRDLPRRPVLHPEVLSTAGPARAERLRECRDLTGRLQAGTDLSRELSITADLRIGDTLLQREPAGALRGFALFHTAALAAGRPQDELRVLKLVAGDLDAFEKLVAGLEAAALAADIRRVTFRCQTAFSEAYLRLVHLGYRTHWTDLRMTLAQHAEVAVVPGAVVWSNWEI